TCAGCGGTCACCTCTTCTTCAGCAGAACAACGATACATCTCCTGTAGAAAAGCGATCGCCGATGCTGGGAAGAAAGAATATGACCGTTGTGACTAACACATCAAGCCAACCATCCAATGAGGACATCCAAAATGAGAAAACCGAGAAGGACAGACGGGATCCATGCAAAGGTAAAGAAGATGAATGGTAGTCCAAAAGAATTTAGTGTTATGCCTTTTAATAAGTACAAGTTTCTTCATTTTAGCCCCTCAAGTTATCCGGAAGATCCGCAGTGAAAGTTTTGCTGATGCCATGGGACACCTTAAACTGTGGTGCCAGTTCTTCAACATTCTAACCGACTCAACCATCACTTGGTACAGAGATCAACTGGAGATTGCccggattaaaaaaaggtATGAAGAATATAAACGTCTTGGAAAAAACGACGACCGATCTCAGTGTTTGTCTCAGTGCGGCGGATGAAAGCCAGGTCAATCTGGCCATCGTTCAAGCGTCAAGTAAAGACACTGGAATTTACAAATGTATTATCACAAATGACTACGGAAGTGACTCAACTGACTTTCTACTTGGGCCAGACAGTATgtatctcatttgcatattattAAGTCAACTATTTAGCTGcaacaaaactcaaaactctCCAAATGTGTTTCAGGCTTGGCAGGGATTTCCCTTCGTATGGACCACAGTGGTAAGATCAGATCTTAGCATTGAATACAACCAAAAGTTGAATGCATTTCCAACTATTATGTTCTGTCATCAAGTTGGAGAAGAAATCGAAATGGCGCCACTGGTGTTCAGCAAAGGTCTGGCTGACAGTGGTGTCTGGGGCAGCAAGTTGTTTGGTCGTGTGATGGTCCACAAATCCTGTATTGGCAAAGGCTGTGCCAACAAAGTCTGGAGGGCTCAAGTCATCTATGGCCTTGAGCCTGTGTTTGAGTCTGGTCATACGTGTATCCTCAAAGCCCAACGCCACATTGCTTATGGTGGCAAGGAGGAACACTACCTCACAGACAGGAACTTGGACTTAGTCAAGCAGGTGTGTCTCTCTGCCGAATTGAAATTTTCTAAGTAATTCGGACCTGATATTTTCCATTGTTCTGCATACAGGAatgtaaaattcaaaatttggcTCGTGAGTACTGCAAAATCTTCTCTGCAGAGGCAAGAGTCATTGAGAACTTTGGGCAACCTCTCGAGTGAGTTTGACTTTGGGCTCTCCGTACtgtaaatgtgaaaattgTGGTATGGTTAGCACATCTACCTCACAGTCAAAAGGTCTTGGGTTCAAATTTCTTCTCAGTCGTTCCTGGATAGACTTGACATGTTCTCCATATCGCTGGTCTTTGCTTTGACATTCACTTAACACCGATCCTGAACAAACCAGGGTCATCCCTGTCTACTTGATGTATCGGCCAGCAAACACCGTCCCCTATGCCACCGTGGAGGCTGACCTGGCTGGAGTCTATCGGAAATATGTCGTGGTGGATCATGCGGGGAAGATTGAGATGAAAGCCATTTCAGAGGTAGAGCTGAAGTGTTGTGCTCTGCAGCACTGGATCTTTCAATGGACCAATGGGAACCTGCTCATCACCCAACTCGAAGGTAAACTGTgatactttgtgtgtgtttatgacaTCATTGGTCCtaagaaattgaaaaaaaaaaaaaaagctagtaTTTTGACTGGGGTTCTATCGACGTTGAGGCTGCTTAAAGCGTTTTGTTCTTTATTGCTGTCATCTAGAAACTATCGTGACAGCCCCAGATGAAAGTGTACAAACACTTTTGATCGTTACCGGCTTAGATTTTGAaagttgttttgcaaaatgtgTTGCTCTGCTGTCTAAACTGCTACCGAAATCCTTTCAGATGTGAATGAATTGTAGAAACCATAACTacactgttgtttttttttcaggggttGATACAAAGATCACCAACATTGGAGTTGCAGTCAAATACACAGGGTTAGTCAACGAATGATTCACGTTAAATGATTTTACTTCAAATATATCTTTTCGACTCATCATatactgttgttgttgctgcagaTATCAGAACCTCCAAATGGAAGGCAAACCTCAAATATTTGAAGGATTTGTCTCACAGCACCAGTGCAACTACTTCTGCGGTCTTCTGGGCTTGAGGTCACTGAAACTTTTGGACTCTTTAATGGCACCAGCCAAGCCCAAAGGCTCCAGGAGCCCATTATTGCAACGTAAGAGTCAGGCTCCTGGCTCATGCAGCCCACAGGCTGGTCGGAGAGTAACCGGCAGCCCCCGCATGCCCAGGAAGGCTGAGCAAGATGCTCCAAAATGCCTCAAAGCTACTGTTGAAGTCTAGCATTACAAATCATGATTTTACCACCATTCCGTGTCTttacttcattttgttttactacATTTACGTCAATTAATCAACTCTCTGGACCACTTCATCGTAAACAGTTCGTCGTGGCAAACCTGAAGTCAAGCCAACTTTGGAATGAGCAACAACAGAGCTTTTGAACATCTTGTAGAAAGTATTCCCATAAATTACAAAGAATAACTAGTAGTAGTCGTAGTAGCTACGCTAGCTTTCAGTTTATCTAGCAACGCCACTGCAGTGAGAATGTCTCACCAAATCTTCTTGTCATTTCTACGACACTAAGatacatatattttaaaaacacttgTCTATCTCACTTTCAACTTGGCGCTGTTGCCGGTTGGCACGAATTGTTTGTTATACTGTTATACGCTTCTGTCGTTTTGAGTTAGCTTGCCCACAGATTGGCTATCGGCGCGTTTCATGTGACAACCAGAGTTCAAGGCTTGtggattaaaagaaaatgttataAATATTGAACACGTTAACCGTTATTAACATAAAGTCACCTTTTGTACAGCGAGAAGCCAACCAAGCGGAAATGTAAACATTGTGTTGTCATATGACACAGATGTACAGTGACACGCATTCTCATTGTATATGTTGCTggttgtaaaataaaacaaagccgTGTGTATAAAAAGAGCAATTATCCAGTTCTCTTATCATATCTTGTCCTAGTTTTTGCACATATTTTCGTTTGCATACATTGAAGTTCCTCATGGCTTTGTTTACTTCCTTATTTAGCTTaaactatttatttagatGAAAAAGCTGCGCCAACATTGTGCCAGTGAGGTGCCTTGGCTAAATTTGGAGATTGGCGTGTTGGGccccaatgtgtgtgtttacaatgCAAAAGGTTAACCTCATCATGATAATCACTTGTGATTCGTTGGTCATTAGTGAGTCATCCTTTATGTAAGAGCTTCAGCGTGACCACTTCATGTTATCTTGACCAAAAAAGTTCACTTGTTGTTATTTATGATGATGCCCAGCCACCCGGGTGTCACATCGTTTCAACACAACAAAGACTTGCGTTTGGCACGTCAACAAGTTTCtcttaagttttttttttttattcatcctTTAACTCGATGTTATCTTGTGTCAATTCTAAGTTTGTAACAATGGAAATGTGACTGGGACCGGATAAGACACTCCTGCCACCTACTGTTTGTTCAGTCATCtggaaagttaaaaaaaaaaaaaagttacttaTTTGGTGAGGAGTGGGGGATATTTTTGAAGAaattaatagaaaaaaaaaacaagggatAATGCAACAAATACAACAGGACTCTTGATAATGTAACTTGGTGTGCcaataatttgaaataaaatgaatgaatcaagATTTTCCAAATTTCATTTAGATGCAAAAATTTTTGGGGACTACTGTATCCATCAGTTTGATTTATCTTGTTGTTCAACAATATGTTTATCGTTGCTTTTAATACCTCGATTAACGTATTTAGCAATTAAGAACCAGAGTGTGCCACAAGCTATACAACCCCAATAATTAATATATTGTTAAAacactgtcaatcaaaaactGAACCGACTGCATATTTGTGTGCAGtttttcatttacatttcCCATTTACTCCATTCACAAGATTTATTCATATTGTCCATGTCTGTTTAAACAAGTCTGAGTGGAAAATCGTCAAACAATGAAGTATTGAGAATAATCTTCCCGCATATCATTACGTAGGAAGCTGTTAGTGAAGCGGAAGAAATTAAAGAGGAAAAGTTGCTGTGGCACGAGCAGCTCTGACGGAATGTAATGAAGACATCACTCGGGACAATCTGAACATTAAGTCTCTATTATAAGAGCAGCAAATGAGTGAATTGCCAGTCATCAACTGACGACATTCTATGTTTAACAAGGCCTAATGTGTATTTTGCCACTCTGAGCACAGATTTGTGACACACCAAGTTAGGAGGTGGTGAAAATACCCTGAGCTTATTAGCATGTCATTTGGGtccgcttcttttttttttaattttaacagATAACACCAACAATAGACGCACGCTGAAGTTGATGTTCCATCCACAAGACAGAGCTGACCAGCGTGTTATGACGAGAGTCCTCTCCGAGGGCCTCGCCTCGCTTTTTGTTGTCTCGCTGACCTTAATTAGCATTGGCGCTAGGTGTTAGCATTTAGGCGGACGAGATGAAAAACATCACAGGCGGCTAAATGCCACAGACGAGCTGGCATTTGAGCAAAGTTTTATCTGCAAAAAGTCGCTTTTGTCTACGATGAATACAAGACATCGCACATCATTGCCTGAATTTTGAGCGCCTAATCACTGCACGCACTTTTAGACAATTCACCTTCTCTCAATAACAATCATTCACTTTTACAGGTcgtatgaatgaatgacttgAATTTGGAATTACACTCCCCTCCAAAAGTATTTCAAGAGTTAGTCAACTTCCCAATGGCTTATTTTTCACCCATATAATGCGAAATAAGGTTTTCTTTCCATAACCTTGCTTGTACTCAGCCGAGGCTTGTGAACAAATGCCGAAAGAGCAGCTAATGTGACGTATTGTAAAAGAGACATAGAGCGCATGTGTTTATTATGTGTATGGAACATGACATGAATTTTAATGGAGTGTAAAGTCATCGCAAATCAACTGTGAAATTCTGTTCAGTGTTATGGCCTTGACACATTCACATGCAGCAGCCCATTGGCGGACATGTCTGTTATGTTAACCGGGATTGAAGTGCATGAATGcatgaatggaaatgtgtgattttaacTACTTACATGGATATCTCCTAAGGCCGAACAGTCCCAATTTAGAAGCAAAAGTAATGctaagtgtgtgtgagggCACACATTCTTGCAATTTTAGCATTAAAATCATTGTTAACCAGAAGCTGCACCAACTTTAATGGGTTCTTTCATGGCCAAGTTAAAAGCACATGCAAAAACCATGAAAACGTtacttcttttgtttgtaaaaaTATGGTAACGATACATAAACTGTAACACCTACCTTATACTAAATTTCAATCATAATGATACTGAGTACAATATTTAacagaaaatgataaaaacTGCTTTTTGGGGAAATTGAAGGCCTTAAAAtatgttatatttttaaagtatATTATTACAAACAAATTAACAGAAACCACGTGTGTAAATTCAGATGGTAGTCAGTGTGACAGtcgcaaattattttttttacaagcaaTGATATATTGTTAGTCACCTCAATACTTCCCCTAAGGAAATTACATTGTCTCAATGACAGAACATAAACGTGACTataattacatttgtttttccttcatcaggttaaataaacataatttattttctgctcTCTGTTTATTACCCTCTTAATTAAACTGACATAATTTATCATTTTGCCATGGTTGTTTTCATAGATGGGGGGATGTTTGCTTTTTGATACAAGatggttaattattattaaacacCACGACCTTTGTTGCTTTGTCAGCTTTGAATTGGTATTGCTTGTGAGCAAGCGAtatgattaatattttttctcaagtCAATTTTTTGGGGATTTAGTTAACTCTAATTGGAGcggataaaatgtttttcatttaattcaaCAGTTAATTCACctctaataaaacaaaatattgacattaacTATTGCAGCTTTTTGAGGtctctctcccccccaccccgcacCGTATCCCGAAGTGACAACTCAACATAGCGTGCGCAAGTAGGCGGGACTTCCGGTTGTAGCCCGCACCCGGAAGACGAAGACAGAATGCGAGTTGTTCAAGCGCTTGACGCCGCATCCATATGCTCCCCCCCAAAACACGTTTTCATGTGAATTTcctattttttaaatgctctTATCATTTTCCACGATGTTATCGTTTGATTTCCTTGATGACGTGCGTCGCATGAACAAGCGACAGGTGGGTATAACGGCGTCGCTTTGATTCTTTGTGGAGGCAACGAGACCCTTTGGGCACTTGGCTAACGGTCGCTAGCCGCCGAcacactttcaaaaaaaaactacaaacttctcggtgttttttttatcaagaTAATTATTCGATAGTGTGAAGTGAAAATGAAGTCGTCGAGCCGGTTTGAGCAACAACTAGCTAGCTACCGTCTACATTATTGGTAACTTCATTGAGCATCAATGAATCGTATAAGTTTTGTCAAAACAGAGGTGCGCAAATGGGTCCACCATCTATTTTATTGATGTGAATTGTCTttgaaaaacaagttgtaagCATAATGTTACACATTGAAAGTCATTTAAACAGTTAGTACAAAGTAATAAGCATAAATATAGATAagatcttgtgttttgattcagttcatgattttttttccatatcaAACCAGTACAATACAGAAATGAACGGACCCTAAAAAGGCAGCGTGAGGTAGTTGTAAAGCAAGACCTGCTGCTAGTGTGTAATATTAAATGTaatgatattttcttttatgtcaATGTgaacaatacattttcataACCGCTTCTGAATAAATAAACGGTtaactgtgcatgtgtgtcgcAGCTCTATTACCAAGTGCTAAACTTTGGTATGATAGTTTCATCGGCTTTGATGATCTGGAAGGGTCTGATGGTGGTCACTGGCAGCGAGAGTCCCATCGTTGTCGTTCTCAGGTACGTCTGGaaaagctttctttttttttttgcctcacagttcaaatGTGGTGTTAATTGTTAGCTGTTGTAGTTGAGCGTGCTCTTTCTGGCTTATTTCAGTGGTAGTATGGAGCCGGCTTTCCACAGAGGAGACCTTCTCTTCCTCACCAACCGCGTGGAGGACCCCATCCGGGTGGGAGAAATCGTGGTCTTCAGGATAGAAGGCCGAGAGATCCCAATAGTACACAGAGTCTTAAAACTTCATGAAAAGTATGACTGacttaagaaaaacaaaacaatgcagaCATCAGGGACTAAAATCATGCTTGTGTTTCCAGGGAAAATGGAGACATTAAGTTCTTGACCAAAGGGGACAATAACGCTGTGGATGACCGAGGTCTATACAAACAGGGACAACACTGGCTGGAGAAGAAGGATGTGGTGGGACGAGCGCGGGGGTAACTgaagcgcacgcacacactgacaTTCGTCtgtcaaaatacacaaatgataaatgatcTCCTGCAAATGCTGAGCATGCCTTTGGTTACCATGGCTACCGTGGCTACTTAGTCTCTTTGACTTTGTCGCTATATTTATCAACTTTTATCAGCCccgagaaaaaaattaaattgaaagtTTGTGTCAAAGTTATTCGTCTGCGGATGTTccactgtacattttgtttcatatcAGCACTTCGCTGCAAGGTCAACAGCGTCAGGGTTTAAGCGTCTGTGATTGTCAATTATTAACTTCCATCAAATGAGGTTTGGATTAAGGGTAGATACAGCCTCTTCACACACGTTTTCCATTATGCACAAGAAGCGAATCAAGGGGAGTCCTATGTTCATCACCTCTTGATGTGCCCTACCTTGCttgctcattttatttgaccCCTTAAAAGGAATTTCCCAAAGCCTCGTGACTGATGCAAGTCCACAAGGCTTTCATCTTGGCTGCCCTTGATCAAGTCAAGGATTGTTTGTCATCAGTGTGGAGCTGACTCAGTCGTTGTCTTTTCCGCAGGTTTGTGCCATACATTGGAATCGTCACCATCCTCATGAACGACTACCCCAAGTTCAAAGTAGGTTTCAACCACTTCTTGGCCAACTTAATGGAAGCCTCAGTGTAATTTTCTCATGTGTCTGTCCTGTCTATGCGCAGTACGCCGTTCTCTTCATGTTGGGTCTCTTCGTGTTGATCCACCGGGAGTGAAGTCTATGTCCAggaaagagaagaagaaaaaaaccccacacgCAAGTCATGATGCCTCTAATACAGCAATTAAGTTTCGCTCTgtccaatttttctttttgtaccaTTTGTTAGAGCATTTTTTAAGAGTGGGAATAGCTTTAAGATATTTTTGTGAGGGAACAagactattattattttctcatggagaattcttaaaCATGGTTTAAGCACTGTTTTTTCTTGTCCACTTATTGTCTTTGGAAAAAACAGATGTGAAGTATTTTATGACAGtacaaacattaaatatgGAATCTGGTTACCATCCAATATAATTTTGCTTTGTTGCACCAACATTGTTGCCATAAATGTcagtcatttatttgaaagAGTTTCAGACTTCAATTCGTGCTCTCACATTTGGAGCAAAATTGCTTAGCAGTTTTGTTCTCTCTCACAcggtttttcttttccatgttTTGCCACATTCCCCCCCGGGACGCTAGATAATTTGGACACCGTCTCAAGCGACCTTCACACCTACATCTGCAGATACTtttccctaaaaaaaaaaaacaccatcaaATGTTATAAAAGCTAATGAAGCTAAGCAGTTCGATGAAACTGTGAACTTGTTGCCAAATATGACCCGATGGGTCCCACAGTCTTCCAATTGAGCTGACATTCAGCAgtgcgtgtgtacgtgtgaGAGAATGTCAAAGGTTATTTAAAGAGCAAGCTGAAAGTTGCCAGTTTATCACCTTCAGAGCATCagagtctgtgtgtgtcttcaaCAGCTCTTTGCATCCAACGTGCTGAGGAGAGCAGCATGTTGCAACCACTCCAGTATCATGTGGCTCATTGTGTCAAAGCCAGTCAGGGACCCTGGCAACAAATGCTCATTAGGTGGGAGTGATACAAATTAGCCATGGATACTGTCTATATATAGCAACAAGTGGACAATTTGCAAtcaatttttttgcttcaggaATGTGTTAATTATGGTTTTCAGTCATATTTTCCTACTCTACTGCCTTCCAACACGCATGTCATCTTCAATGAGATCTGCGTCCATAGGTTTGACAACATGAGTCAGTGGTTGTCTGTGCACCGTTCCGCTTACTCAaatgtcagctgggataggctcctgCTCACCTTGGCCGAACGTAACAATGCTCCCACCCCTCTGCAAGTCCTCACCTTCACAAGGTAATCAAGTTGAATGGCACTTTATCAGAAAATGCTAATCTGTTCCACCCACAAAACTcaatgcagctctgcttaccttaaAACCACCACTGTTGCCTACCCAAGGTGGAAGTGGCTGGCTAACCATGACACATTTTTAGAACTAATAAGTCTATCGCTAGTTGTGTAAATGTTCTGATTTTATAAAAGCgtgggctaaaaaaaaaaatgatgctgtGTGTAAAACTATTCATGATAtgcacatcatcatcatcagcaaaaGGGGAGGGGCCAAGCCAGGAGTGCCTATAAAAGTGGGAATGATgggagacacacacatacgctaACATAGTGGTGCACTATGAAGGGTTTGACAGTGAACAACGTGTGCTGGTGTGGCTTCTTGACTTATCTTGTCGTCTTCTCTCTCGCTCCTGTCAGCACAGCGGTCAGCTTCGATCTCACTGAGCTGAGGAATAAAGTGGCCAAAATTAAAGTGAATCCCAGAGGGAACCTTTGGGCAACAGGTAAGAGAGCAAGTGTTTATTAATTATGTAATAGTGACATTGATTTTGTATAGGAGCCAAAAGTACAGTATTGTCAAAATTGTATTaagtcaattgtttttatatttttttaactctgtTCTTTAACTGTGTTCTGTACTTTAGTGATAAcagcaaattgaaaaaaaaagctattgaatttttttttttttttttattgatgacTGCCTTTGATACATTTATGAGCAtgttaaaagacaaaaacgattttattattagtttaGCACATAT
The window above is part of the Syngnathus acus chromosome 3, fSynAcu1.2, whole genome shotgun sequence genome. Proteins encoded here:
- the sec11a gene encoding signal peptidase complex catalytic subunit SEC11A, which encodes MLLSFSTMLSFDFLDDVRRMNKRQLYYQVLNFGMIVSSALMIWKGLMVVTGSESPIVVVLSGSMEPAFHRGDLLFLTNRVEDPIRVGEIVVFRIEGREIPIVHRVLKLHEKENGDIKFLTKGDNNAVDDRGLYKQGQHWLEKKDVVGRARGFVPYIGIVTILMNDYPKFKYAVLFMLGLFVLIHRE